Genomic DNA from Pungitius pungitius chromosome 12, fPunPun2.1, whole genome shotgun sequence:
ATTTTTACTCATCCCCTTATTGTTCAATATGGGTGTCCCTTATGTGTGCAGCATaggtttccatggtgatggaGCTAAATTAAAAGTGAGCCAGAATTTAGGTCTTGGAAATGCAGAGCCATGGTCTCTATAAAACTAGTTGTACTAGTCATTCATCAAATACTCAACATGCAGGACTCCTTGCTGTTcgtaatttattttattataaaaaaacctttaaaaaaaacagtatgaGTCCACagtttgtgtttcctttgtacagtaaaaaatattaaattaaaatcccAAAGTTTATGCAGAAAGAGGATGGAGAAACTTCTCCCAGGAGAAGAGTAGGGAGGATATAAAGTCCAAGGAGAGCAGCAAAGGAGACGAGGCAGAAAGAGACGGAGTGCTCACAGCTCCTACTTTTCTCCTAATTTCTGTGCAACACAGTTCATTTGGATCAAAATCCTCTGTTTACTCCAAAACAGAAGAAtcctaaaaacactaaaaaggagCCCATCCAACCCATTTTCTTCACATCCCAGCCCATGTACTCTAAATGTTTCAGGCACACAGGTATGCATTCCCCCTCCCCAAGCCTCCACTGCTCCATATGAAGTGTCTTTAAAGGAAGGAGTGCACACACATTCGAGGGAGAGGGCTAGCACGTTAGCGAGGGAGGAGTCCCTTCCAGCATGGTCCACGTCCGATTCAGAAGCTGGCCATGGCGTCACAATAAGTCCGTTCAACATCTCAATTCACAGCAGAGCCCCAACCACTGCAATACAATACTGACAATTCATTGTTCCCACCTGGACGGACCCAACTAAAGACATctaacgtgaaatgaaatattcactACCCCAgtcaataacaaaaatatatttctatacGAATTATAGCAGTCTCGGTgcacataaaccccccccccccccaagagaaaataaataagtaaacccaaacatttaacaaaaaaacccaTAAGGATATGCATCATGTTTGGatttacattaataataatcCACATTAATTTgccaaataaaaatatttactgACTCACGGGGAAACAATAGttatttgcattaaatcatttcCACTTTAATCCATGACCACTTTTTTATTCctaaaaacatttcttaaaaaaaaaggcaagaacTCCTATTTACCCCCCAAAAATATCACCTTCGTAGTATTCAGCgagaggtggaggtgagggAGTGAAACCGCCCCCCTATGTCCacaattggcaaaaaaaaaatatattaacagCAATAacttacatttaatttattctAATTTATTTAAGGACTGCTTGATTTATTGTTCATCTCCCATAGGAAGTTCAGTTCAATGCATctttattgaaaacattttaaataacatttaataatGGTATAAAAAAGAAAGGCtaagtaataacaataacactgTCCTGGGTGAGTGCAGTTCGTGTGAAGAATCACTGAGCCTTTCAGCTCCACTCAACACGCTAAGTAGAATTCCTACATGATGTCTAAAGGATTGTGATTCATATTCTGGCTCAACTGGTCCTGACCGTTGCCCCCCGGCCCATGTAGACCTGCCATGCCACTCAGCTGGGACAGCATGGCGCTCGGGTCCGACCCAAACTGCTCCATAGAGTTCTGTTGCTGCTGGGTCGTTGGCTGCTGTTGTTGAGGAACTACCATGCCCGGGTGGTGCTGGTTTAGGTGGCCTGGGTGTGGGGACCCCGTCTGCATCTGGGGGGAGATGTGATGTGGAGAGGGCTGGGGCTGCATGCGCGGGGAGGGGCTGGAGTGTGGCGGCTGGGACTGGGGTCTGGGTGAAGGCTGTGGGGATCGCACCTGGTTGGCCAGCGATGTGGACAGCGCCTGGCCCTGCAGGTGTGGGGATTGTGCCATCTGCTGCGGGCTCATGGGATTGCTGTGCTGGGCTGGTGAACCCCCAGGGCCcagatgctgatgctgctgctgctgctgctgctgctgctgatgatgatgctggtgttgttgttgctgttgctgttgctgctggagCAGCCTCTGGTGGAGGGCCTGTTGGAGCATGGCCTGAGGTTGGGGTCCACTTTGAGTGGGCTGAGGGCCCTGAGGTGGCTGCTGAGGACCTCCTACACCCCCTCCGCCTGGCCCAGCATCACCCCCTGGCAGGCCAGCCATGGTattctgctgctgcatctgAAGATGGTGCTGGAGCCTCTGCTGGATTGCTGCCTGCTGTTGGGCCACCGACCCTGGGTAACCTTGGCCCTGCTGGCCTGGGGGACCACCAGGCTGCGGAGGGCCAAGAGGCAGACCTCCAGGTGGGCCCTGTCCCACTGAGGGAGGCTGCATCCCTGGCTGTGCCATGTAGCCCTGCCCCTGTGTTAGCTGTGGTTGCTGGAACTGAACGTGATTTACTCCCATttgttgatgctgctgttgctgctgctgctgctgctggagatgtCGTCTCATGAGCAGGTCTCTGAACTGGGGACTGTTGAGATTCCCCATCTGTGACCCCTGGCCCTGTACACCTCTTACGCCaccttgctgttgttgttgcacctgctgttgttgttgttgttgttgcatctgttgttgttggagagcTGCCACTTGCTGCTGTTGCAAGCCGGTGAGCATcggcctctgctgctgctgctgtaactgctgttgttgtaactgctgctgctgctgtagctgctgtagctgttgttgctgttgttgttgctgctgtagctgttgttgctgctgctgtagctggGCCATGGTTGCCATTTTAACATTTGCCCCTCCCTGACCCCCCATATGCATCCCTGGTTGGCCACCACCTGCAGTATTCATGTTCATCTGTGGGCCTCCTCCAGCCAGAGCATTTGCAACAGCACCTCCCGTGGAACCAGGAAGTCCAGGGactccacctgcccccccctggGCTCCCTTATATTTTGAGGCCCGTTGCTTGATAAAAGCAGCCATGAGCTGTGGGTTTGACCGCAAGATGTTGAGGACTTGCTGCTGCTGGAGTGGTGAGCTGGGCGACCGGAGAGTTCTTAAAAGCTCCTGAAGAGCAGCCTGTGGGATGTTCCCACCTGCAATACCAGCTCCTGGGACTCCCCCAGGGATCCCACCACCAGCACCTTGTTGCTGTGCCATATTCATCAAGGCAGCGTGGTTctgagcctgctgctgctgctgctgctgttgttgctgctgctgttgttgctgttgttgctgctgctgctgttgttgctgttgctgctgttgttgctgctgctgctgctgttgctgctgttgctgctgttgctgctgttgctgctgttgctgctgctgttgctgctgttgctgctgttgctgctgttgctgctgttgctgctgctgctgctgagctgccACCATGGCTGGATGGCTCATTTGGTTCATCATAGCTTGCCTCTGCTGAGGTGGCATCCCCTGGCCAGCccactgctgctgttgtaggtTTTGATGTGCAGCACCCATCCGCTGCTGTTGAAGCTGTACCTGAGGGGGCAGCTGACCCTGCTGAGAGGGTTGCTGTATGGGGCCACCAGCAGCAACCATCATACCTGGTGGAGCACTTTGTTGTTGATCCATGTGGGCCCGAACTGCTGCTGCTTGGCTCTGTGGTGTCATACCCTGGTTTCCAACCATCCCTCCGGCCCCTGGGTGTCCCATGCCCATCTGTTGACCCTGACCCTGTTGATGATGAGGGTGAAGAGGCATCAAGCCCGCAGCTGCTTGTCTTTGCAGACCCATCTTCCTCTGAGCATCGGCTACCTGTTGGATCTTCATGGCAATTTCTACTGCTGCTGGTGGCGGACCAGAAGGGGGCTGTTGTTGATGCTGTGGCAGGGAAGGCTGGCCCTGGGACTGGCCAGGAGGTTGCTGGCCACCAACATTTCCAGCCATGACAGCGCCACCAAGCTGCTGTTGGGGAGGCGTTGCAGAGCCATGGATTGGTTTGCCCTGGGATTGATGTATTGGCGATGAGCCCGGGGGTCTGTTGGCATATTGAGGCAAATTGTTGGGGTGCTGTTGGAGCTGTTGAGGCTTGGACCCTGCTCCACTATGCTGCTGGACCTGAGAAAGCATCTGCTGCTGATGTTGTGGAGAACCCATCATCCCCCCAGGCCCGCCTCCTCCAACCGCCATCTGCGGGAACTGGTGGTGAAGAGGGTGTTGAGAAGTCATGCCACTTTGTGGAGGCATTCCACCTTGCTGCGgttgatgttgctgctgctgctgctgaacccCAGGTCCAGGACACATTCCTTGCTGTGCGCCTGAAGGCATGGTCTGCGTGGGTGTCTGGGGTGTTGGGGGCTGTGTTCCACCAGATGTTGGGGTACTGGGTGCTGTGGTAACATTGTTCCCTGGCGAAGGAAGTCCTACCATATTTCCCCCTGGCGGCCCTACAGCTGGCTGCCCCACCCTCTGCATGCTGGCCATCCTCCTTCTTAACATCTGGGCCTGCTGGAGGcggtgctgcagctgctgctgccggagcTTCTGCTTGATGTTCAGGCAGAACGGGACGGGACATTTGTTCTCCTGACAGTGTTTGGCATGGTAGCAGCATAGAGCAATGAGCTGCTTGCAGATAGGACAGCCGCCATTTGTCTTGCGCTTGCAGCCTTTGGTGTGCTGAACAACACGCTTCATCTTCTGGCAGGACGGCAGGGAGCAGTTGGCGTTGCGACACTGGCAGGCGTGGACCAGTGACTGGATGCAACGTTGGATGCTGAGGCGGCGAGAATCTCCAGGGCTCTGGGTGGCTGCCGCCGCCTGGTTGTTGCTGTCGTCGTCCAGTCCGAGCCCCAGCTTATCCATCTTGTGCTCATGACCTTTAGTGTTGTAACAGGTGATGCACAAGTCATAGTCCTaaggaagggaaggaaaaaGAGGGATGGGGAATTAAACCTGAATCCAAGTGCAGGATTAAATTACTGTGCAACTAAATGCTTCAAATTAGTTTTATGTACCGACTTGGGTGCAGATCGACATGCAATTGATAAGCAAAAAAAACCTTCCGGTTGACATCATGCTGaccatttcacaaaaaaaaaggagaaaaacaaggcaGAAATGGGTCCGGATTCTCACCTCACACACAGTGCAGTGGAAGCGGGTCTCCACATGGTGTTTACACTCATTGCAGGTGTAGACAAAGCGGTCCTGACTCTGGTTGTGCAGCTCCACCAACATACACATGGAGCTCCACTTGGACCTCCTGAGAGAGCTGAACTCCAGATGCTTGTCTCTGGCCAGAGTTAAGAAGGCATCTCGTCCGTCCATCAGGTCACAGGCCATGAGAGGGTCTGGGTCAGTGATGGGGGGCAGCGAGTTGGCGGTGGGGCCAGCGATGAGTCGGATGACAAAGAAGACCTAGGGATTTGAGTGTAGAGGGTCAGCTTTAAGAAGTCTATGCTCGCATAGAGTAAATGTTTTGTGCGGGAACATAGTTTCAACGATACCATAAATAATATTGGCTTTTCATTTTAGTGCAGACTAGTAGGTTGTTTTTATACTGTAGTGAGGAAGAGCTGGCGAATCTCTGAGAAACAACTTTCACGCACAAAAGTGATGCAActctttgtacattttaaaatacagagTAATCATCTTAAATTATTTGTCCGCAGTCCATAAAGGACGTCCAGTTAACATAGCATAAGCTGTACCTGCTCAACAATAAAACAGCAGCTACTGAGATTTAGCACTGACGGCCGCTAATTAACTCAACTTCAATAACCTGGATTCACTGAGTTGAAGTCGATGTAATAACTGACTACAGGTCAGCTTAATGTTCTTGCCATATAATGCAATACAAGAGAAAGCAGCTATTCCTAAAACCACATTAGACCTGCATACCTCCTTATGTTTCTCCATGGTGGCGTAGAGTTTCTGGGAAAGGTCATTGGAAACATTGGGCATCCCTGGTTTCTTCTTATTGGCTCGGCTCATGCTGCTCTTGTTCTTGCTTGTctttttattgttcttttttttggcattcTTGCTGTCACCTTTTGTGATctgaaaggtttaaaaaaacataaatatcttGTTACCCAAAAAAGAGCCTGGAAGTGATAACGAGATCTAGACTCCTACTCTTCTCACATCTGTGCTCTCATTGGAGGTGCTGTTCTCCTCCCTtttccgctcctcctcctcctgctccagctccttgaTGCTCTCCTCCAGCACGTTGGGCCAGAAGTCGCCCTCGAAGTATGGCAGCTCCTTGGCACTGGTCAGCCGGTCCTCTGTGGCTTGCTTGAAGACGTCCTGAGGGGACGCAGAGACGAGTAGTCAATTGCTTGGAGAACACTGGTTCAGTTTATTCTTGACCATAGAAAACTATGGATGGTAAAAACGCCACCACTTGTTCAGTTTAGTAGCTTTTCTGAGTCTTCTGAATGCATCACATGATATTCATTGTTTGCCCAGTGGTCATATAGTTGTGCAtccattttgttatttaaaaaaaaaaaaaaaactaaagaactAATGGATTTGTTGTGAAATTATATTCTGAAAGAATAACACCAGTCTCCTGACCTGGACAGTTTTTAGCTAACTATGCAGTAAAACTATTAAGTAAAATAATTgtgtaatgttttcaggtgAGTCAACGGTGTTAAAGTAGGCGTTAGCTGCTTACCTTTCAAGCCAAATACTGTATAAATtatgaaagtaaaaaatgtctTAACTAGTCAGTAAAATGACTTATTAGCCGTGCGCCGCTGTAGGCATGACCCGGACAGAGATTAAACATTGGTTAAAGGGTCGCCAAAATTACCATCAATGCTGACAACATATTCAGGAACCCAATTttggcctttcacaataagatatcCCGCTTCAACACCTCCAAATAGCGCAATAAAAGCTCTTTGATCGTTGCCCCAGCGGGTCTGagaaccgtagcactaacatatggtagcacttaaattgtacttataatggcactttctataacatgttttgaaactgcttatttgatggaaattgtactttcttgttactcgttctcctgagtttgtatctatgtggaaatgcacttattgtaagtcgatttggataaaagagtcagctaaatgacatgttatgtaatgtgtcttactactttctctcatcaaagtAACTTTCCTGCAGTAGTTCGACGTGTaaatctttatatatatttaggatATTTGACTTTCCGGGCGTCAAATTACCGAGTCATAGTGTCCGGGTCATACTAATTTTAGCTTTTGCTGTCCGTGTTTGGAGACAGTCACcttagtgtttaaaaaaatgagatgGACAACGGTCTTCAAAAGTTTGACATTGTAATATATTGATATTGTGGAAGAGTCAAGATCTCGAGGGGCATTTACTGATATTATTTGTACGATGACTAAAGTGAAATCATGGGTCACCTTGTAATCGTGGACAATGCGCTCAGCAACCGCCTTGTCCAGCATCTTCTTGTACCATTCCTGCAATCGTTTAGGCTTGGGGATCTTCTGATCCATTGGGTGACAATGGAAGATGTAATCATCCCCTTCACTGGGTGGACAGGCCCAGATATGACCCGTTGTGTATCTGAAACAGAGAGACACGTCTCAATTATTAGAAACAGAAGTAAATTGCTTCCCTTTATTCTGTCTGGAGCAGCGCATGGAACACACACCCCGATGAACACACAGCCTCGTCTCTTACCCCTGCCTCCTGACATACTCCAGGTAACCGATCAGGATCTCGTGGTAGACTCCAGTTCTGATTTGTCGTGGTTGGAAGAAGTGTACGCTGTCCAAGTAAGAGATGTACACTCGTCTCTGATTGGGCGGCGGGCAGTCCGAGCCGTACTCTTGAACGTGCatgccaaaaaaacacacatccgcTCCGTCGATGTCCTCGAAAGCGAACAGGGCTTTCATCCGGTAGGGGAAGGAGGCACACATCTCTCCACTATCAACAAACCTGGAGGGAAATGAGACAAAAACACCTTGAGTGAAGTGAACCGCTATGAAATCCAAGAAACGTCATCAACAACTCTCTGCTACCTCGGCCATAATGTTTGATCTTCTGAACTGTCGATAAAACTAGATCACAAATGTGTGAACAGCAACAACTACAACTCCCCACATTTGAATGCTTTTAATGCACGAGTtcataataatttaaataatcaaGTCGCAAGAGTCAAACACAGAGATGTTGACTAAATGTGTTGCACACATATCCACTAGAGCTCAGTCCGACACTGCAGCACTGAATGCATTTGGAAATTAGTGTAGCAGTGGAAGGATTTATGAATATTTAACGCATTTTATGTCCAAATTAAACACAGGACATCAGATGAGCAGTTCTCCAGATATGCCACAGAAGGTGAGCGAGATGTTTAATGGGCAACACCAACTGGTGGGTTATTGCAAATGCATAATGATTTAATAATATTGCcatattttaaaattaattaaaacacaagCATTATTTTACTGTTGTAGCAATGGTTGGTTTCAAACTCAGTGAGATGTTGATCTGAATCAGATTGATGCCTCTGAAATAAAACGTGTCCTGTTGCTATTATGCGTTTATGTGTTAACAGtgtttaaaatattaataaacaCTGCATTCAGCTACTTGTCAGACTTGAGCGTTACTTGCTCTACGGTGCACCGTGGTCAGCCAGCTGTTACCTGGcaacaaaaaacatgtgcatttgtttttggaGTGGAGGACCTTACTCTAGTGCCCACCCAGGTCCGATAACAGCATCAACATCAATGTAGCAAATAGAAGATGGTGTGAACAGAAAGTCATTGCTTTTTGCAACCCGGAGCTTTATAAAGTCTCATCAGTATTTCCCCAGCCACAGCAGATATCCActgttttttcctccaaatACAGTTTACGCCGGCGGACTACTGAGGAGTGTAACTCGAGGCTGTGGAAGAGTTACTCTGCTGCATGAGTGACATTGATTACCTGGACTTCATGCCCGGCTTGACCTCGACCACCTTGTCTGACACATGGACCACGCGGATGGTGACGTCGCCAGAATCCGGGATGTTCTGCCGCTTGATGTAATCGTTGACTCGCGTCTCCAAATAGCACCCCAACTTGGTATGAGGAAGTCCTGCAAAAAACAGTAACGACTATGAGTAAGAGAGATGGGGAATATAAATAAGGCAGAAAAAAGACAGACGTGAGAGCCACGGAGTCTGTGCGTCCATGGTCACTAAACGTGACCATTTTATAAACCTCACCGCCCTCTTCAAGACCGCTACGGGTGGAGTACATGTCTGACTGTATGCAATAAGGATTTAAAAAGGAATAGGAATCTAGCCTTGCTCTGTGCAAAAACCGACTAGCAGCATCTCAATAGCTCACAAGTTAACATGCTGTTATAAACTGCATAAAATCTGAACATGTTGTGGTGTTTGAGAGGTTATGGACCAGAACCTTTCTAGGCCAGGCTACTCAATGGTAGCTCTGCTGTTTGCCCGGCAAGATTAATTAGCGTAAAAACATTGTGAGTGGTTGGAATTTTATCACCAAGCTGTTGGCAGAAACAAAGGAAtaggttttttccccccaatatGTTAAAGTACTACATTTTATATACTATACACTATACATGGCTCTTAGTTGAATGCACAATAACGTACTGCTTCATCACCATTGTAGTAAGGAGGGGAGTGACTATCAACAGAGTTGATGTCTGAAATGCtgtcaataaagaaaaaagaaagaaggatgaCAGCAAAATGACAAACTCCGGAAAACACGGACGAGAAATGAGCCGGTAGATTAGAGACGCTCCACTTACTTTTGGATGCGTATTTGTTCTCTTTCCGCGTCTTGTTAGCCTTCTTGAGGCAGTTGTCACAAACAAAGCTGTGTTAGTGAGAAAACAGAGTAGATGGTTAAACTAGCAGGTTACCATCCGCACCAATGAGTTATTAAGTGGCTTTAATCAAGAGATTACTGTCGTTCACGCCAGTCTTTTTCTTAAACAGTGACAATGACTGCTTTTAATATTATACAGACCACACATGAAGGGAGATAAATCCTGTACATACATTACTTTGTGTCTATTTTCGTAATGATCCAGACTCCAACAATACTctcaaaacaatattcagattCAACATGTTGAAAGGTTTGCGCTCTTTACGATCTTAAACTGGCAGCCTTTATACAGCTGGAGGAGTTTACGGCTTACAGCATCATTATCTACGTTTTGGATGATTCAAAGCTTttcaaggaaaacaaaaaggctacatttattttcaggAGGCAACCACGCAACAGAATGTACAGAGTGTGAAAGCTGACTCACCCTAACGGCCATATGGTATCATGATGCAAGACACAGATCTGGTGCATTTTACGACCGCAGTCACCACATTCCACAAGTCTAAGTAAAGGGAAGACAGGAGACAAAAGATGTTGAAACAGCAAAATTAAAGAgttaataattttaaaaaagtagGATCTTGTAAAATCTTGTGTCTATAATCCATATACAATTACATAAGCCACTTATCTATTTCAGCTTCACAGAAATGGTGCAAATCAAGGTCTATATATGAGAATATGAAAAGGGGCACGTACAACTCTGGGTCGAGTGTGTCGTTCTTCTTTCGTTGAAACTGGTCTTTGTTGATGGACCTGTGGGAAATATCAAGTCACAACAAGGTGATTACCTTTACACTGCAGGCTGTGTGCAGAATACAATATCCTCAATTCAGAAAATGAATATAGGAATTGATGCCCACTGGCTAAATAGTTATATAATAGCTAAATATTGTTATTTTGGTTGTTAATTACACTCATTAAATAAGGGATACGAACTTGTCTTTAAATAGAACATGGTTACTATGAGACGGTGATGTGAAATACTGAAAGGGCGCAACTATGTTATTAAGCAATTAACCAATAGGAAGTGATGACTTCaacacgcgcccccccccacccccctcctctctatGGGCCAAACCGTTCAACAGACTACTACAAAGCCCTTTGAAGTTGTAAAGCTAAGGGAAAGGAAACTGAAACATAGAATGGCACAGAACGTCAGatgcaataaataatataatatataatataaaaatgtatttaaaaagtaatacATTTCCATCACAATTTCACAAAACAAGGTGATGTGATCAAAATATAGGTAATCGTTACATGTACAAGTCCACTACAATCTAAATAAGCTGGTTCCAAATACATGCGCGTCACACAAGAGGAAATTAGTTTgagggaaaatgaaaagaagggTCAAACCAGATGTTAAAGGGTTAATGCCACTGTTGCTTTAAATTGTAATGTTTGTTCCCCAATGAAGTTATTGATAAAGAAGTCAAATGAGAATCAGATTAAAAACGTACTGCTGCTAGTTATCTGTGGTTATACCTCTGTGATAACCAAAAGGTTGTCTTTTGAATGAATAAAGCTGTGTTTATCTTAACCGTTAATTTATGTTTTGTggtctttttaaataacttcTTTGGGGTTTGACAGCCGTTACACCTTTCAAGCTTCTAATAACAGAATTGCATAAAATCTCGACAAGCATTACTCAACACTATCAAAGTTTTGATGGGAGCGCCGTTGTATGTGCGTTGTgggtgtgagagagaagaagaagaagggtgtCGTGGTACTCACGTCTGAGGCTGCGAGGGGTCGTCCCCCAAGGAAACACTCTCGCTCTGGATTTCGTTGAAACACTTCTCACAGAAGTGGTACCTGTCAGCAAGAAGCCCATATTTTGGTGAACTACACCGTTCGTCATCagcacagccaatcacagagcggGGACGAAGAAGCAGCCGCCAATCAGGGCAGGGCAGGAGAGGCCAGGGGCGGACACACAGGAGGAGGCAGTGGGCAAGGTGGGTCGTCGCCAGGAGGAAGCAGCCAATCGTGATGCAGGGTTTTTGTGTGGGCGGGTGTTTTGATTTTGCGCATAAATTGTGGAGTGGATGATTGGTCACACCAAAACAGGCCAATGCAGACATCACAAGCGttaaaaaaggagggagagaaggggagaagggaagtcaaaataaacatttaaaaaaagcgtgaaataaTTTGTCACATGTCAGACGGAGACAATGGAGGgtacagagagggagggggtaaACATGGAGGGTCGGACAAGATGTGAACAACAACCaacagaggacagagagccaaGGCAAAGCAAAGATTAGCGTCAGACGTTCAgtggtaaacaacaacaacaacaacattacagCAACATGAGACCACTAGgagctgtggaggaggaagggggggggtggtgggggatACGAGTCTCCGAACATGAAAGGGTGGACGAGAAAATGGCAAAGTAACAGAGACCCGTCATCCTTTTAGTTCATTTATAAAGTGGGAACCTGCCTTCTCTTTATTTGTGCAATCAGGTGTTTGGGCGTGTACATTTACTCAGAGGGAACAA
This window encodes:
- the LOC119220793 gene encoding histone acetyltransferase p300 isoform X4, translated to MADNVLESGPPSAKRPKLSSPALSVSASDGNDFGSLFDLEQDLPDELINSSDLGLTNGGDVSQLHTSLGGLGRGLALGGQDAATKHKQLSELLRAGAPGHQGGPNSNSTAPGASMGMMGGVGASHGGPQGQQPQQAGLMQQIGMVGGAGALNRAAAMMGAQKGNTGQQQGLMGGQVMNGSPRMGYPGSAGMGNSSNMLAETLQHQSSQQMGHGGPAGMRPQQPGGLNKMSMMANAGPYGGPYGQSGQGLPGAGLGPQLQNKVGLPNTMASPFSMDKKAPPGQGMPGMQQQQPGPVGGVSGSGVAAVGGAQVGLSAVGAGPGTAPPTADPEKRKLIQQQLVLLLHAHKCQRREQANGEVRQCNLPHCRTMKNVLNHMTHCQAGKSCQVAHCASSRQIISHWKNCTRHDCPVCLPLKNAGDKRNQQSLVNSAGVGLVNSLGSGVPGGPSNTPNLNPPNQIDPSSIERAYAALGLTYQGNAIPQQPSQANMSSQGLQGQPGMRNLNTMGGNSMGVNGGVGVQSPNQQSSLLPNALLHGNMNAQSLLNDGLGNLGSMPTATPPSAAGMRKSWHEDITQDLRNHLVHKLVQAIFPTPDPAALKDRRMENLVAYARKVEGDMYESANSRAEYYHLLAEKIYKIQKELEEKRRTRLQKQGIMPGQGGMGSPGPPQVPPSMGQLSMTPGQPPNGPHADPSMVRPSGPNQMVNRMQNPPGMNQFAQMGMQSMGQRSPLPNNSPMNQMGMGAARMGQPNATQLQNQYFPSGQFPASSPGHGSSPIGMNQQGAQTAVPPKQMSTPPSLPASSPAAQSASSAPGSATAVGPMGSVSASGAGSLPNMPPSSASTQNNSYPHCPPIRTNSPSPARSLTPQPHQTPPTLPRSQTPQPQTPSTQQQQQQKQLQQQHHQQQLQQQQHHHQQQLQQQQASQQQQQQQQQQQQQQALQQQQQALQQQQASQQQQQQQHQHLQQQALQQQQQQQQQQQQQALQQQASKQQQQQQHALQQQQQQQHALQQQQQQQQHALQQQQQQQHALQQQQQQQQHALQQHQQQQQALQQQASKQQQQQQQALQQQPPQQQASQQQQSGQEVNSEKAMQLPQQTLGSSASSGLQGGHGSSKPTQNAHVPSQRPQTPLSPKPSLTADGPVSSPSSVSSSANPSSQLTQVDGPAPSQEDSNVEVKKQEDEDEGADTEGEGKGKMGKGQHDVKTEEKPEIKKEKPSGDGCKGEPMDTSSFSASSSVATGEEKKPDVKQEPEEDGAGSASNSSSPASAQSKKKIFKPEELRQALMPTLEALYRQDPESLPFRQPVDPQLLGIPDYFDIVKNPMDLSTIKRKLDTGQYQEPWQYVEDIWLMFNNAWLYNRKTSRVYKYCSKLAEVFESEIDPVMQGLGYCCGRKFEFSPQTLCCYGKQLCTIQRDAAYFSYQNRYHFCEKCFNEIQSESVSLGDDPSQPQTSINKDQFQRKKNDTLDPELLVECGDCGRKMHQICVLHHDTIWPLGFVCDNCLKKANKTRKENKYASKRLPHTKLGCYLETRVNDYIKRQNIPDSGDVTIRVVHVSDKVVEVKPGMKSRFVDSGEMCASFPYRMKALFAFEDIDGADVCFFGMHVQEYGSDCPPPNQRRVYISYLDSVHFFQPRQIRTGVYHEILIGYLEYVRRQGYTTGHIWACPPSEGDDYIFHCHPMDQKIPKPKRLQEWYKKMLDKAVAERIVHDYKDVFKQATEDRLTSAKELPYFEGDFWPNVLEESIKELEQEEEERKREENSTSNESTDITKGDSKNAKKKNNKKTSKNKSSMSRANKKKPGMPNVSNDLSQKLYATMEKHKEVFFVIRLIAGPTANSLPPITDPDPLMACDLMDGRDAFLTLARDKHLEFSSLRRSKWSSMCMLVELHNQSQDRFVYTCNECKHHVETRFHCTVCEDYDLCITCYNTKGHEHKMDKLGLGLDDDSNNQAAAATQSPGDSRRLSIQRCIQSLVHACQCRNANCSLPSCQKMKRVVQHTKGCKRKTNGGCPICKQLIALCCYHAKHCQENKCPVPFCLNIKQKLRQQQLQHRLQQAQMLRRRMASMQRVGQPAVGPPGGNMVGLPSPGNNVTTAPSTPTSGGTQPPTPQTPTQTMPSGAQQGMCPGPGVQQQQQQHQPQQGGMPPQSGMTSQHPLHHQFPQMAVGGGGPGGMMGSPQHQQQMLSQVQQHSGAGSKPQQLQQHPNNLPQYANRPPGSSPIHQSQGKPIHGSATPPQQQLGGAVMAGNVGGQQPPGQSQGQPSLPQHQQQPPSGPPPAAVEIAMKIQQVADAQRKMGLQRQAAAGLMPLHPHHQQGQGQQMGMGHPGAGGMVGNQGMTPQSQAAAVRAHMDQQQSAPPGMMVAAGGPIQQPSQQGQLPPQVQLQQQRMGAAHQNLQQQQWAGQGMPPQQRQAMMNQMSHPAMVAAQQQQQQQQQQQQQQQQQQQQQQQQQQQQQQQQQQQQQQQQQQQQQQQQQQQQQQQQQQQQQQQQQQQQAQNHAALMNMAQQQGAGGGIPGGVPGAGIAGGNIPQAALQELLRTLRSPSSPLQQQQVLNILRSNPQLMAAFIKQRASKYKGAQGGAGGVPGLPGSTGGAVANALAGGGPQMNMNTAGGGQPGMHMGGQGGANVKMATMAQLQQQQQQLQQQQQQQQQLQQLQQQQQLQQQQLQQQQQRPMLTGLQQQQVAALQQQQMQQQQQQQQVQQQQQGGVRGVQGQGSQMGNLNSPQFRDLLMRRHLQQQQQQQQQHQQMGVNHVQFQQPQLTQGQGYMAQPGMQPPSVGQGPPGGLPLGPPQPGGPPGQQGQGYPGSVAQQQAAIQQRLQHHLQMQQQNTMAGLPGGDAGPGGGGVGGPQQPPQGPQPTQSGPQPQAMLQQALHQRLLQQQQQQQQQHQHHHQQQQQQQQQHQHLGPGGSPAQHSNPMSPQQMAQSPHLQGQALSTSLANQVRSPQPSPRPQSQPPHSSPSPRMQPQPSPHHISPQMQTGSPHPGHLNQHHPGMVVPQQQQPTTQQQQNSMEQFGSDPSAMLSQLSGMAGLHGPGGNGQDQLSQNMNHNPLDIM